One Streptomyces sp. NBC_01237 genomic region harbors:
- a CDS encoding trp operon leader peptide, whose translation MFAQQTRISIQNWWWTAHPAAR comes from the coding sequence ATGTTCGCGCAGCAGACCCGGATCTCGATTCAGAACTGGTGGTGGACCGCTCATCCGGCGGCCCGCTGA